The following are encoded together in the Rhodanobacter soli genome:
- a CDS encoding IMPACT family protein yields the protein MSETLSTLAQPCRHQEEIRKSRFLALAAPAESAEEALAFMREAGDPTATHNCWAWRIGQDYRFNDDGEPGGTAGRPILQAIEGQAMDRVVVVVTRWFGGIKLGAGGLVRAYGGTAAECLRRAERVPIIPMATLALSCGFSDLALLKARLHELGASVARETFTTRGADLRLTLPVTRVDEAVSRIADLTRGEGIAARID from the coding sequence ATGAGCGAAACGCTGTCCACCCTGGCCCAGCCGTGTCGCCATCAGGAAGAGATCAGGAAAAGCCGCTTCCTCGCGCTGGCCGCCCCCGCGGAGTCCGCCGAAGAGGCGCTGGCCTTCATGCGCGAGGCGGGCGACCCCACCGCCACGCACAACTGCTGGGCCTGGCGCATCGGCCAGGACTACCGCTTCAACGACGACGGCGAACCTGGCGGCACCGCCGGCCGCCCGATCCTGCAGGCGATCGAGGGCCAGGCGATGGATCGCGTCGTGGTCGTGGTGACGCGCTGGTTCGGCGGCATCAAGCTGGGCGCCGGCGGCCTGGTGCGCGCTTACGGCGGCACCGCGGCGGAATGCCTGCGCCGTGCCGAGCGCGTACCGATCATTCCGATGGCCACACTTGCGCTGTCATGCGGTTTTTCCGACCTGGCCCTGCTCAAGGCGCGCCTGCATGAACTCGGCGCCAGCGTCGCCCGCGAAACCTTCACCACACGCGGCGCCGACCTTCGGCTCACGCTGCCCGTCACGCGCGTGGATGAAGCGGTCAGCCGCATCGCCGACCTCACCCGTGGCGAGGGCATCGCGGCGCGCATCGACTGA
- a CDS encoding RNA polymerase sigma factor: protein MDAAVDPDAMLMLAYAHGDLAAFEALYARHRGMLYRFLLRSVRDPHRTDELFQETWSRVISARTRYQPQAKFSTWLLQIAHNLMIDSVRRQRPMADGDEAETALANVAMPEQDQPDHTLSEFERRRSLQRAIEQLPDEQRTAVLLRLEQDLSLEEIAAVTGAGRETVKSRLRYAMNRLREVLSE, encoded by the coding sequence ATGGATGCCGCGGTCGATCCCGATGCGATGCTGATGCTTGCCTACGCGCACGGCGACCTTGCCGCGTTCGAGGCGCTGTATGCGCGCCATCGCGGCATGCTGTACCGGTTCCTGCTGCGCAGCGTGCGCGACCCGCATCGCACCGACGAGCTGTTCCAGGAAACCTGGAGCCGGGTGATCAGCGCGCGGACGCGTTACCAGCCGCAGGCGAAGTTCAGCACCTGGCTGCTGCAGATCGCGCACAACCTGATGATCGACAGCGTGCGCCGCCAGCGGCCGATGGCCGACGGCGACGAAGCCGAAACCGCGCTGGCCAACGTCGCCATGCCGGAGCAGGATCAACCGGATCACACCCTGTCCGAGTTCGAGCGCCGACGCAGCCTGCAGCGCGCGATCGAGCAGTTGCCCGACGAGCAACGCACGGCGGTGCTGCTGCGGCTGGAGCAGGACCTGAGCCTGGAGGAGATCGCCGCGGTGACCGGCGCCGGCCGCGAAACGGTGAAGTCGCGCCTGCGCTATGCCATGAACCGTCTACGCGAAGTGCTGTCCGAATGA
- a CDS encoding vWA domain-containing protein gives MNVRALLRTLLLALLVMLAGCSASKPIADVPATAGKTPTVPPPPAKPAPPGPTTEANKTLNEVAAPMPVSMPEPPRQPPPAMQRGAMSKGMVASAYMAAPMVMPSMQPMPGDTNTENYTHRDTNPVQLVTEQPVSTLSIDVDTGSYTNVRRMLSAGQLPPADAVRAEEFINYFDYGYTPPTDREQPFSVTTELAPAPWNAQRQLLLIGIQGYRVPAAEIPASNLVFLIDTSGSMDEPDKLPLLKASLKQLVRELRKQDRVAIVTYAGSAGVALPSTAGDQHATITAAIDSLGAGGSTNGGAGIELAYAQAEQGFIKGGVNRVILATDGDFNVGTVSQEALKTTIEDHRKSGVALTTLGFGEGNYNDAMAVMLADAGNGSHHYIDSLQEGRRVLVDEMSATLLTIAKDVKIQVEFNPAQVQEYRLLGYEKRLLKREDFNNDKVDAGEIGAGANVTAIYEITPKDSAAARIDPLRYGNPSASARGGNELAFLRLRYKLPGQSGSKLIERPIAAQAEARASERLRYAAAVAAFADALRGGKYLDGYGYAQIAQLASGARGGDADGYRAGFVQLVKLADGLATHGHGDASDTAAR, from the coding sequence ATGAACGTGAGAGCCCTGTTGCGCACGCTGCTGCTTGCCTTGCTGGTGATGCTGGCCGGTTGCAGCGCATCGAAACCCATCGCGGACGTGCCGGCGACAGCCGGCAAGACACCAACCGTTCCGCCACCACCCGCCAAACCTGCGCCACCCGGGCCGACGACGGAAGCCAACAAGACCTTGAACGAAGTGGCCGCACCGATGCCGGTGAGCATGCCGGAGCCGCCCAGGCAGCCGCCGCCTGCGATGCAGCGCGGGGCGATGAGCAAGGGCATGGTGGCAAGCGCCTACATGGCAGCGCCGATGGTGATGCCGTCCATGCAGCCGATGCCCGGCGACACCAACACCGAGAACTACACCCATCGCGACACCAATCCGGTGCAGCTGGTCACCGAACAGCCGGTGTCCACCCTCAGCATCGACGTCGACACCGGCTCGTACACGAACGTGCGGCGCATGTTGAGCGCGGGCCAGCTGCCGCCGGCCGACGCGGTGCGTGCCGAGGAATTCATCAACTACTTCGACTACGGCTACACGCCGCCGACCGATCGCGAACAACCGTTCAGCGTCACCACCGAGCTGGCGCCGGCACCGTGGAACGCGCAGCGCCAACTGCTGCTGATCGGCATCCAGGGCTACCGCGTGCCGGCTGCGGAGATCCCCGCGTCGAACCTGGTGTTCCTGATCGACACCTCCGGCTCGATGGACGAACCGGACAAGCTGCCGCTGCTCAAGGCCTCGCTGAAACAGCTGGTGCGCGAACTGCGCAAGCAGGACCGGGTGGCCATCGTCACCTATGCCGGCTCCGCCGGTGTCGCCCTGCCCTCCACCGCCGGCGACCAGCACGCCACCATCACCGCGGCGATCGACAGCCTCGGTGCGGGCGGCTCCACCAACGGCGGCGCCGGCATCGAGCTGGCGTATGCGCAGGCGGAACAGGGCTTCATCAAGGGCGGCGTGAACCGGGTGATCCTGGCCACCGACGGCGACTTCAACGTGGGTACGGTCAGCCAGGAAGCGCTGAAGACCACGATCGAGGATCACCGCAAGAGCGGCGTGGCGCTGACCACGCTGGGCTTCGGCGAAGGCAACTACAACGATGCGATGGCGGTGATGCTGGCCGACGCGGGCAACGGCAGCCACCACTACATCGACAGCCTGCAGGAAGGCCGTCGCGTGCTGGTCGACGAGATGTCCGCCACCTTGCTGACGATCGCGAAGGACGTGAAGATCCAGGTCGAGTTCAACCCCGCGCAGGTGCAGGAATACCGCCTGCTCGGCTACGAGAAGCGGCTGCTGAAGCGCGAGGATTTCAACAACGACAAGGTCGACGCCGGCGAGATCGGCGCGGGCGCCAACGTCACCGCGATCTACGAGATCACCCCGAAAGATTCGGCGGCCGCGCGCATCGACCCGCTGCGCTACGGCAACCCGTCCGCATCGGCCAGGGGCGGCAACGAACTGGCCTTTCTGCGCCTGCGCTACAAGCTGCCGGGACAGTCGGGCAGCAAGCTGATCGAACGGCCGATCGCCGCCCAGGCCGAAGCACGGGCCAGCGAGCGCCTGCGTTATGCCGCCGCCGTGGCCGCGTTCGCCGATGCCCTGCGCGGCGGCAAATACCTGGACGGCTACGGCTACGCACAGATCGCGCAGCTCGCCAGCGGCGCACGCGGCGGCGATGCCGACGGCTATCGCGCCGGCTTCGTGCAACTGGTGAAGCTGGCCGATGGGCTGGCCACGCACGGCCATGGCGACGCCAGCGACACCGCCGCGCGTTGA
- a CDS encoding EamA family transporter — protein sequence MLLISMVSYQCGASLAKHLFPQVGAQGATAYRLGLSALILLLWRRPWRRSGTGQDTGQRDWRALWGYGLSMGAMNLVFYMSLRTIPLGIAVALEFTGPLALALFGSRRLLDFVWIALVVAGLALLLPLRGQMHALDPVGVMYALAAGVGWALYIVLGKKAGAAHGADAVTLGTSVGALLAIPFGIAHAGSALLSPALLPYALGVAVLSSALPYSLEMVALTRLPARTFSTLLSLEPAIAALAGVALLGERLSLLQWLAIVTIIVAAAGTALSVRGPMLAEPLAN from the coding sequence ATGCTGTTGATCAGCATGGTCTCGTACCAGTGCGGCGCGTCGCTGGCCAAGCATCTGTTCCCGCAGGTCGGCGCACAGGGCGCCACGGCCTATCGACTGGGGCTCAGCGCGCTGATCCTGCTGCTGTGGCGGCGGCCATGGCGCCGGTCCGGCACGGGTCAGGACACTGGCCAGCGCGACTGGCGCGCGCTATGGGGATATGGCCTCTCCATGGGTGCGATGAACCTGGTGTTCTACATGTCGTTGCGCACGATCCCGCTGGGCATCGCGGTGGCGCTGGAATTCACCGGGCCGCTGGCGCTGGCGCTGTTCGGTTCGCGCCGGTTGCTCGACTTCGTCTGGATCGCGCTGGTGGTGGCCGGGCTGGCCCTGTTGCTGCCGCTGCGCGGGCAGATGCACGCGCTCGATCCGGTGGGCGTGATGTACGCGCTGGCTGCCGGCGTGGGCTGGGCGCTGTACATCGTGCTGGGAAAGAAGGCGGGAGCGGCTCACGGCGCGGACGCGGTGACGCTGGGCACGTCGGTCGGCGCGTTGCTGGCGATCCCGTTCGGTATCGCGCATGCCGGCAGCGCGCTGCTGTCGCCGGCGCTGCTGCCGTATGCGCTGGGCGTGGCGGTGCTCAGCTCGGCGCTGCCTTATTCGCTGGAGATGGTCGCGCTGACCCGGTTGCCGGCGCGCACGTTCAGCACCTTGCTGAGCCTGGAGCCGGCCATCGCGGCGCTGGCCGGCGTGGCGTTGCTGGGCGAACGGCTCAGCCTGCTGCAATGGCTGGCCATCGTGACGATCATCGTGGCGGCGGCGGGTACCGCGTTGAGCGTGCGCGGGCCCATGCTGGCGGAGCCGCTGGCGAACTGA
- a CDS encoding ribonuclease E inhibitor RraB: MHRDPLLFPDDENGDVLWQMAQAGDDLSIPREVDFAVIFPSEDDALKFAVHLLRSDQKVSFSSYEEHDELPWQVLAHPFMEASHENVSGFERLLGEAAEDFGGRNDGWGCEAQPAA; this comes from the coding sequence ATGCATCGCGATCCCCTGCTTTTCCCCGACGACGAAAACGGCGACGTGCTCTGGCAAATGGCCCAGGCCGGCGACGATCTGTCGATTCCCCGCGAAGTCGATTTCGCGGTGATCTTTCCCTCGGAAGACGACGCCCTGAAGTTTGCCGTGCACCTGCTGCGCAGCGACCAGAAGGTGTCGTTCTCGTCCTATGAAGAACACGACGAACTTCCCTGGCAGGTCCTGGCCCATCCCTTCATGGAGGCCAGCCACGAGAACGTTTCCGGCTTCGAGCGCCTGCTGGGCGAAGCCGCCGAAGACTTCGGCGGACGCAACGACGGCTGGGGTTGCGAGGCGCAGCCGGCAGCCTGA
- a CDS encoding DUF1456 family protein yields MINNDVLRAIRYMLDLSDGRVVDIIHLADPSAPVGKEDVQAFLKKDDEPGYAECSNKVLAVFLDGLVFHRRGKDESRPPRPPEKRVTNNVVLKKLRVAFELKDVDMHQILESAGFPVSKPELSALFRQPDHKNFKLCGDQLLRNFLKGLTMRVRGTG; encoded by the coding sequence ATGATCAACAACGACGTACTGCGCGCCATCCGCTACATGCTCGATCTCAGCGACGGCAGGGTGGTCGACATCATCCATCTGGCGGACCCGTCGGCTCCGGTCGGAAAGGAAGATGTGCAGGCGTTCCTGAAGAAGGACGACGAGCCCGGCTACGCCGAGTGCAGCAACAAGGTGCTGGCCGTCTTCCTCGATGGCCTGGTGTTCCACCGCCGTGGCAAGGACGAAAGCCGCCCGCCGCGCCCGCCGGAGAAGCGCGTCACCAACAACGTGGTGCTGAAGAAGCTGCGCGTGGCGTTCGAGCTGAAGGACGTGGACATGCACCAGATCCTCGAAAGTGCCGGCTTCCCGGTTTCCAAACCGGAACTCAGCGCGTTGTTCCGTCAGCCCGACCACAAGAATTTCAAGCTGTGCGGCGACCAGTTGCTGCGCAATTTCCTGAAGGGGCTGACGATGCGGGTGCGCGGCACCGGCTGA
- a CDS encoding DUF3228 family protein, which translates to MSIVLTAFARTRLFPRDRRSSAIRDCSAEEFERRLNSEAPLKVLEGYAPFCCLHVHRNWTSTRCTATPITDANRHLLRSAYEARSTEELPVLVRWFEGIDPPVANYLLPILYSREQLAKEDSPIDADWGVVGCLYTAEPEEIPMVPITMLRNALGVAEGGSGVPLDREAYRRAVAFWERHANWRG; encoded by the coding sequence ATGTCCATCGTCCTCACTGCCTTCGCCCGTACCCGCCTGTTCCCGCGCGACCGTCGCTCCAGCGCCATCCGGGATTGCAGCGCAGAGGAGTTCGAGCGGCGCCTCAACAGCGAGGCACCGTTGAAAGTCCTTGAGGGTTACGCCCCGTTCTGCTGCCTGCACGTGCACCGCAACTGGACCAGCACACGCTGCACCGCCACGCCCATCACCGATGCGAACCGCCACCTGCTGCGCTCGGCCTACGAGGCCCGCAGCACCGAAGAACTGCCGGTGCTGGTGCGCTGGTTCGAGGGCATCGACCCGCCCGTGGCCAACTATCTGCTGCCGATCCTCTACAGCCGCGAGCAACTGGCGAAGGAAGACTCGCCGATCGACGCCGACTGGGGCGTGGTCGGCTGCCTCTACACCGCCGAGCCGGAGGAGATCCCGATGGTGCCGATCACCATGCTACGCAATGCGCTGGGCGTGGCCGAAGGCGGTTCGGGCGTGCCGCTGGATCGCGAGGCATATCGGCGTGCCGTAGCGTTCTGGGAGCGGCACGCGAACTGGCGCGGGTGA
- a CDS encoding glycosyltransferase, translating into MQKKPIFFDPTGRRASRVSRLALAAAVISTLFVVACAASLFVWPSMAGLHIGEHGRTRHALANVKAAAPELLKPAARLAAEVRARQKLLHSPRTHASKAAALHTPPPSLDKPAGRPLAIGFYVNWDDSSYPSLKRALPTLDWVIPTWMSVSGPDMALHTSVDAKALNLIRTQKPSTPILPLLQNAANGAWDGAGLARMLAAPAMRQARIAQIVAFLSANHFQGVTIDFEEIPASAQPDLKAFLSELNDAFDPHGWGIVLSVPFDDADWDYAGYADIVDFELLMAYDQHWAGKDAGSIASQDWFESTLDKRMKVLDPDQVIVAIGSYGYDWSHGQNAETLTFQDAMDRANDAQADIAFDPDTQNPHFSYSEDDGSTHQVWFLDGATAYNQIHAADDYKPYGYALWRLGSEDPSIWSVLGRNYGAAAPDQLRTIGQGQDIDIEGQGEVLEITAEPSPGARTVELDKDDGSIDDESYTALPSSYVIQRAGTLPHKIALTFDDGPDPEWTPQILDILKAKHVPATFFIVGANAEMSPKLVQREVAEGHDVGNHTFTHPNLGDSPPGIVSLELNATQRLFEALTGRSMRLFRAPYFGDAEPTTADELVPIGIAQRMGYISVGLHIDAEDWQRPGVDRIVDNVLTQVAASNPERTGQVVLLHDAGGERSQTIAALPRIIDGLRARGYDFVTVSTLAGLSREQAMPPLAPGSLSQWADRSVFLALGWFGHFIRWLLTAAITLGVARLLLLGGLALFNRVQERRRTMPTLPDDPPLVSVLIPAYNEEKVIASSIRHILRSRYANLEIIVVDDGSVDATSAVVRQHYAHEPRVRLLTIPNGGKAHAVNTALRESNGAVVVALDADTQFERDTIPRLVRWFADPKVGAVAGNAKVGNRINLITLWQALEYITAQNLERRALAALGAITVVPGAVGAWRREALEQLGGFPSDTLAEDQDLTIAVQKAGYHTLFDAEAIAWTEAPDTARGLARQRFRWAYGTLQCLWKHRDATFNPRHGALGMVALPQVWLFQILFSVVSPLVDLVLVWQIVATGLDYLQHRGQFDDTNLLRMLAFYAAFMAVDLGASALAFAMEKKEKWSLLWWLVLQRFGYRQLMYYVVVRSVWTAIRGPSVGWGKQERKATVNTSEELKS; encoded by the coding sequence ATGCAAAAGAAACCGATCTTCTTCGACCCCACCGGCCGGCGGGCCAGCCGTGTCTCGCGACTGGCGCTGGCCGCCGCGGTGATCAGCACGCTGTTCGTGGTGGCATGTGCGGCCAGCCTGTTCGTGTGGCCCAGCATGGCCGGCCTGCACATCGGCGAACACGGCCGGACACGGCACGCGCTGGCCAACGTGAAGGCCGCCGCGCCGGAACTGCTGAAGCCGGCAGCAAGGTTGGCCGCGGAAGTGCGCGCGCGACAGAAGCTGCTGCACTCGCCGCGCACGCACGCCAGCAAGGCAGCGGCGTTGCACACGCCGCCGCCGTCGCTGGACAAGCCGGCCGGCCGGCCGCTGGCGATCGGCTTCTACGTCAACTGGGACGACAGCAGCTACCCGTCGCTGAAGCGCGCGCTGCCCACGCTGGACTGGGTGATCCCGACCTGGATGAGCGTGAGCGGTCCCGACATGGCGCTGCACACCAGCGTCGATGCCAAGGCGCTGAACCTGATCCGCACGCAGAAACCCTCCACGCCGATCCTGCCGCTGCTGCAGAACGCGGCGAACGGCGCCTGGGACGGAGCGGGCCTGGCACGCATGCTGGCCGCCCCCGCGATGCGGCAGGCACGCATCGCGCAGATCGTCGCCTTCCTTTCCGCCAATCACTTCCAGGGCGTGACGATCGACTTCGAGGAAATCCCCGCGAGCGCGCAACCGGACCTCAAGGCCTTTCTGTCCGAACTCAACGATGCATTCGATCCGCACGGCTGGGGCATCGTGCTGTCGGTGCCGTTCGACGATGCCGACTGGGACTACGCCGGTTATGCCGACATCGTCGACTTCGAGTTGCTGATGGCCTACGACCAGCACTGGGCCGGCAAGGACGCCGGCAGCATCGCCAGCCAGGACTGGTTCGAAAGCACGCTCGACAAGCGCATGAAGGTGCTCGACCCGGACCAGGTCATCGTGGCGATCGGCAGCTACGGTTACGACTGGTCGCACGGACAGAATGCCGAGACGCTGACCTTCCAGGACGCGATGGACCGCGCGAACGACGCGCAGGCCGACATCGCGTTCGACCCGGACACGCAGAACCCGCACTTCTCCTACAGCGAGGACGACGGCAGCACGCACCAGGTCTGGTTCCTCGACGGCGCCACGGCGTACAACCAGATCCACGCCGCCGACGACTACAAGCCCTACGGCTACGCGTTGTGGCGGCTGGGCTCGGAAGACCCATCGATCTGGTCGGTGCTCGGCCGCAACTACGGTGCGGCAGCACCGGACCAGTTGCGCACGATCGGCCAGGGCCAGGACATCGATATCGAAGGCCAGGGCGAGGTGCTCGAAATCACCGCCGAGCCATCGCCCGGTGCGCGCACCGTCGAGTTGGACAAGGACGACGGCAGCATCGATGACGAAAGCTATACCGCCCTGCCCAGCTCCTACGTGATCCAGCGCGCTGGCACCCTGCCACACAAGATCGCGCTGACCTTCGACGACGGCCCCGATCCGGAGTGGACGCCGCAGATCCTCGACATCCTCAAGGCCAAGCACGTGCCGGCCACGTTCTTCATCGTCGGCGCGAACGCCGAGATGTCGCCCAAGCTGGTGCAGCGGGAAGTCGCCGAAGGCCACGACGTCGGCAACCACACCTTCACCCACCCCAACCTCGGCGACAGTCCGCCCGGCATCGTGTCGCTGGAGCTCAACGCCACCCAGCGCCTGTTCGAGGCGCTTACCGGCCGCTCGATGCGGCTGTTCCGCGCACCCTACTTCGGCGATGCCGAGCCGACCACCGCCGACGAGCTGGTGCCGATCGGGATCGCGCAGAGGATGGGCTACATCTCGGTCGGCCTGCACATCGATGCAGAAGACTGGCAACGGCCCGGCGTGGACAGAATCGTCGACAACGTGCTGACCCAGGTCGCCGCCAGCAACCCGGAGCGTACGGGCCAGGTGGTGCTGCTGCACGATGCCGGCGGCGAACGCTCGCAGACGATCGCGGCGCTGCCGCGCATCATCGACGGCCTGCGCGCGCGGGGCTACGACTTCGTCACCGTCTCGACGCTGGCCGGCCTCAGCCGCGAACAGGCGATGCCGCCACTGGCGCCCGGTTCGCTGTCGCAATGGGCCGACCGCTCGGTCTTCCTCGCGCTGGGCTGGTTCGGCCACTTCATCCGCTGGCTGCTGACCGCGGCCATCACGCTGGGCGTGGCCCGGCTGCTGCTGCTCGGCGGCCTCGCCCTGTTCAACCGGGTGCAGGAACGCCGGCGCACGATGCCGACGTTGCCGGACGATCCGCCGCTGGTTTCGGTGCTGATCCCCGCCTACAACGAGGAGAAGGTGATCGCCAGTTCGATCCGCCACATCCTCAGAAGCCGCTACGCGAACCTCGAAATCATCGTCGTCGACGACGGCTCGGTCGACGCCACCTCGGCGGTGGTGCGCCAGCACTACGCGCACGAGCCGCGCGTGCGGCTGCTCACCATCCCCAACGGCGGCAAGGCGCATGCGGTCAATACCGCGCTGCGCGAGTCGAACGGCGCGGTGGTGGTGGCGCTGGACGCCGACACCCAGTTCGAACGGGACACCATCCCGCGGCTGGTGCGCTGGTTCGCCGACCCGAAGGTCGGCGCCGTGGCCGGCAACGCCAAGGTCGGCAACCGCATCAACCTGATCACCTTGTGGCAGGCGCTGGAATACATCACCGCGCAAAACCTCGAGCGCCGCGCGCTGGCCGCGCTGGGCGCGATCACCGTGGTGCCCGGTGCCGTCGGCGCCTGGCGGCGCGAAGCGCTGGAACAGCTCGGCGGCTTCCCGTCCGACACGCTGGCGGAAGACCAGGACCTCACCATCGCCGTGCAGAAAGCCGGCTACCACACCCTGTTCGACGCGGAGGCGATCGCCTGGACCGAAGCACCCGACACCGCCCGCGGCCTCGCCCGCCAGCGCTTCCGCTGGGCCTACGGCACCTTGCAATGCCTGTGGAAGCACCGCGACGCCACCTTCAACCCGCGCCACGGCGCGCTCGGCATGGTGGCGCTGCCGCAGGTGTGGCTGTTCCAGATCCTGTTCTCGGTGGTGTCGCCGCTGGTCGACCTGGTGCTGGTCTGGCAGATCGTCGCCACCGGCCTCGACTACCTGCAGCACCGCGGCCAGTTCGACGACACCAACCTGCTGCGGATGCTGGCGTTCTACGCCGCCTTCATGGCGGTCGACCTCGGCGCCTCGGCACTCGCCTTCGCGATGGAGAAGAAGGAAAAGTGGAGCCTGCTGTGGTGGCTGGTGCTGCAACGCTTCGGCTACCGCCAGCTGATGTACTACGTGGTGGTGCGTTCGGTATGGACGGCCATCCGCGGGCCGTCGGTAGGCTGGGGCAAGCAGGAGCGCAAGGCGACGGTGAACACCAGCGAGGAATTGAAATCGTGA
- a CDS encoding ABC transporter transmembrane domain-containing protein — MTATATPRPSRRIGALRGLWPFLKPHRALAIGWLLFLGLSSGASLVLPLAFRHIIDKGFGHSSQAVINETFIALFGVAVVLAVATAARYFCITLLSERALASLRQTLYAQVIRLDVGFFERSRVGELLSRLSADTEVVQALIGSGVSVALRSVVMLIGASAMMVWTAPSLAGLTALVIPAVMLPILVFGRRVQKLSRASQDRLADAAAIANETLNASTAVKAYARENIESTRYSNAILRALATARRRIGMRALLTMAVIVLVFGAITLVLWAGARHVLNGTLDAGVLGQFVLYAVFAAGSVAGLSEVWGDVLRAAGAMERLGELLDERPEIVAPAQPLALPRPVSGALHFDKVSFHYPTRPDTAALHDFTLNVHPGETVALVGPSGAGKSTVFSLLLRFYDPQSGAISIDGVDLRAVTLDDLRGAIALVPQETVIFSGSAADNIRFGREGASDEEVREAARAAEAHDFINALNDGYQAEMGERGVRLSGGQRQRIAIARAILRDAPLLLLDEATSALDAQSEAAIQQALARLEQGRTTLVIAHRLATVQRADRIVVLDGGRIVAQGTHESLLAEGGLYAELARLQFVA, encoded by the coding sequence ATGACCGCCACCGCCACGCCCCGTCCTTCCCGTCGCATCGGCGCGCTGCGCGGACTGTGGCCGTTTCTCAAGCCGCATAGGGCGCTGGCGATCGGCTGGCTGCTGTTTCTCGGCCTCTCCTCGGGCGCCTCGCTGGTGCTGCCGCTGGCCTTTCGCCACATCATCGACAAGGGCTTCGGGCATTCCAGCCAGGCGGTGATCAACGAGACCTTCATCGCCCTGTTCGGCGTGGCCGTGGTGCTGGCCGTGGCCACGGCGGCGCGCTACTTCTGCATCACCCTGCTCAGCGAGCGGGCATTGGCCTCGCTGCGGCAGACGCTGTATGCGCAGGTGATCCGGCTCGACGTGGGCTTCTTCGAACGCAGCCGCGTCGGCGAGCTGCTGTCGCGCCTCAGCGCCGACACTGAAGTGGTGCAGGCGCTGATCGGTTCCGGCGTGTCGGTGGCGCTGCGCAGCGTGGTGATGCTGATCGGCGCCAGCGCCATGATGGTGTGGACCGCACCGTCGCTGGCCGGGCTCACCGCGCTGGTGATCCCCGCCGTGATGCTGCCGATCCTGGTGTTCGGCCGCCGCGTGCAGAAGCTCTCGCGCGCCAGCCAGGACCGCCTCGCCGACGCCGCCGCGATCGCCAACGAAACGCTCAATGCCTCGACCGCGGTGAAGGCCTACGCGCGCGAGAACATCGAGAGCACCCGCTACAGCAACGCGATCCTGCGTGCACTGGCCACCGCGCGCCGGCGCATCGGCATGCGTGCGCTGCTGACCATGGCGGTGATCGTGCTGGTGTTCGGCGCGATCACCCTGGTGCTGTGGGCCGGCGCGCGCCACGTGCTGAACGGCACGCTGGACGCCGGCGTGCTGGGCCAGTTCGTGTTGTACGCGGTGTTCGCCGCCGGCTCGGTGGCCGGCCTGTCGGAAGTATGGGGCGACGTGCTGCGCGCGGCCGGCGCGATGGAGCGTCTGGGCGAACTGCTCGACGAGCGCCCGGAAATCGTCGCACCGGCACAGCCGCTGGCGCTGCCGCGACCGGTCAGCGGTGCGCTGCATTTCGACAAGGTGAGCTTCCACTACCCGACCCGCCCCGACACCGCCGCGCTGCACGACTTCACCCTGAACGTGCACCCTGGCGAAACCGTCGCCCTGGTCGGCCCGTCCGGCGCCGGCAAGAGCACGGTGTTCTCGCTGCTGCTGCGCTTCTACGATCCGCAGAGCGGCGCGATCAGCATCGACGGCGTCGACCTGCGCGCGGTGACCCTGGACGACCTGCGCGGCGCGATCGCGCTGGTGCCGCAGGAAACCGTGATCTTCAGCGGCAGCGCCGCCGACAACATCCGCTTCGGCCGCGAAGGCGCCAGCGACGAGGAAGTCCGCGAAGCGGCCCGCGCCGCCGAGGCACACGACTTCATCAACGCGCTCAACGACGGCTACCAGGCCGAAATGGGCGAACGCGGCGTGCGCCTGTCCGGCGGCCAGCGCCAGCGCATCGCGATCGCCCGCGCGATCCTGCGCGACGCGCCGCTGCTGTTGCTGGACGAGGCCACCTCGGCACTCGACGCGCAGTCGGAGGCTGCCATCCAGCAGGCGCTGGCGCGGCTGGAACAAGGCCGCACCACCCTGGTGATCGCCCACCGCCTCGCCACCGTGCAACGCGCCGACCGCATCGTGGTGCTCGACGGCGGCCGCATCGTGGCGCAAGGCACGCACGAAAGCCTGCTGGCCGAGGGCGGACTGTATGCCGAGCTGGCCCGCCTGCAATTCGTGGCGTGA